Proteins encoded within one genomic window of Spirulina major PCC 6313:
- a CDS encoding IS1 family transposase, with translation MECRLCGHPKTHKHGKMPNGHQRYFCPHCQQTFAESFDTLYYYRHVTPEQIEQVLQAHSEGTSLRGVSRISGLAYNTVVSIIRAASAKALLVHNDQVQGVETEDVSADEMWSFVKKNKQCLPEEVEVGDCWIAMSLADSSGLILTARVGKHTDELIEELVVSTEGKTHCQQWNSDNWGGYERVLPLEIEHYIGKDQTQRLERTNGIIRQQTGRWHRRQNKFGKLWQQTKVTVRLVVSYFNWIWQHSRYKSTAAQRAGLTDHRWSWQDILSFPTII, from the coding sequence ATGGAATGTCGGCTCTGCGGTCATCCCAAAACCCACAAACACGGCAAAATGCCCAATGGTCATCAACGCTACTTCTGCCCTCACTGCCAGCAAACCTTTGCCGAGAGTTTTGACACCCTCTACTACTATCGCCATGTTACTCCGGAGCAGATTGAGCAAGTACTTCAAGCCCACAGTGAAGGCACTAGCTTGCGAGGAGTCAGCCGCATCAGCGGATTAGCCTATAACACCGTGGTCAGTATTATTCGTGCCGCCAGTGCTAAAGCTTTGCTGGTTCATAACGACCAAGTGCAGGGCGTGGAAACGGAGGACGTGAGTGCTGATGAGATGTGGTCATTCGTGAAAAAAAACAAACAATGCTTGCCCGAAGAAGTTGAAGTAGGCGATTGCTGGATTGCGATGAGTTTGGCAGATTCGAGCGGGTTAATCTTGACAGCACGAGTGGGGAAACACACCGATGAACTGATTGAAGAACTGGTGGTGAGCACGGAGGGAAAGACCCATTGCCAGCAATGGAATAGTGACAACTGGGGAGGATATGAGCGGGTACTGCCGCTGGAAATTGAGCACTACATTGGCAAAGACCAAACGCAACGGTTGGAGCGTACCAATGGAATTATCAGGCAGCAGACGGGTAGGTGGCATCGACGACAGAACAAGTTTGGCAAACTGTGGCAGCAGACAAAGGTGACGGTGCGTTTAGTGGTGAGTTATTTCAACTGGATCTGGCAGCACAGTCGCTACAAGAGCACGGCGGCACAACGAGCAGGATTGACTGACCATCGCTGGAGTTGGCAGGATATCCTCTCCTTCCCCACAATAATCTAA
- a CDS encoding formylglycine-generating enzyme family protein yields the protein MFTFDVITVDALGQICQRQPGRAESRSECLAPGLDVEMVRISGGSFVMGSPPEEEGRNWYQVWDHSLDGCDIEGPQHGVDVPDFWLGRYPVTQAQWRIVAGFPAIQYELDPEPSHFQGDDRPVEQVSWHEALEFCDRLSRHTQQHYHLPTEAQWEYACRGGTTTPFHYGPTITPDLANYAPIPGEHNGVRWSGAYGHGPLGVYRQQTTIVGSFPPNPLGLYDLHGNVWEWCLDDWHPGYDGAPTDGRAWRSPHSEKRILRGGSWFFFPDLCRSAFRNRRTPDTRFNRTGFRLASQ from the coding sequence ATGTTTACGTTTGACGTGATTACCGTTGATGCCCTGGGTCAGATTTGCCAACGCCAGCCGGGCCGGGCAGAGTCCCGTTCGGAGTGCCTAGCTCCGGGGCTGGATGTGGAGATGGTACGGATTTCGGGCGGGTCGTTTGTGATGGGATCGCCTCCTGAGGAAGAGGGGCGCAATTGGTATCAGGTTTGGGATCACTCGCTCGATGGTTGCGATATTGAAGGGCCACAGCATGGGGTAGATGTGCCTGATTTTTGGCTGGGTCGGTATCCTGTTACTCAGGCGCAATGGCGCATTGTAGCAGGGTTTCCAGCGATTCAGTATGAGCTAGATCCGGAGCCGTCCCATTTTCAGGGGGACGATCGCCCCGTGGAACAGGTGTCTTGGCATGAGGCGCTGGAGTTTTGCGATCGCCTTTCCCGCCACACCCAACAGCATTATCACCTCCCCACCGAAGCCCAGTGGGAATATGCCTGTCGCGGCGGCACAACGACCCCGTTTCACTACGGGCCCACGATTACCCCCGATCTCGCCAACTATGCCCCCATCCCTGGCGAACATAACGGGGTGAGGTGGTCGGGTGCGTATGGTCATGGCCCCCTGGGGGTTTACCGCCAGCAAACCACGATCGTCGGCTCGTTTCCACCGAACCCGTTGGGACTCTACGATCTGCACGGCAACGTTTGGGAATGGTGCTTAGATGATTGGCATCCGGGCTATGACGGCGCACCCACCGATGGCAGGGCGTGGCGATCGCCCCACAGTGAAAAACGCATCCTACGCGGCGGCTCTTGGTTCTTCTTTCCCGACTTATGCCGCTCCGCCTTTCGGAACCGACGCACACCCGATACTCGCTTCAATCGCACAGGCTTTCGCCTCGCCTCGCAATAG
- a CDS encoding tyrosine-type recombinase/integrase, whose translation MLREATQKAGLAGISTHSFRRTALTRMHNAGVPLAVIKELSGHRTLAALQRYLEVEPEQMMGAI comes from the coding sequence ATTCTTCGGGAAGCCACCCAGAAAGCCGGGTTAGCGGGCATCTCCACCCATTCCTTTCGACGCACCGCCCTGACACGGATGCATAATGCGGGTGTGCCCTTGGCGGTGATTAAGGAACTATCGGGGCATCGGACCTTGGCGGCGTTGCAGCGGTATTTGGAGGTGGAGCCAGAGCAAATGATGGGGGCGATTTAA
- the psb34 gene encoding photosystem II assembly protein Psb34: MYTTINPDGQLNNYAIEQPTYFAHFPTHHEQVRYLQQGAAALLLVVALFGIAVGVS; this comes from the coding sequence ATGTACACCACCATTAATCCTGACGGTCAACTCAACAACTACGCCATCGAGCAACCCACCTACTTCGCTCACTTCCCCACCCATCACGAGCAAGTCCGCTATCTCCAACAAGGTGCTGCTGCCCTTCTCCTCGTCGTTGCGCTCTTCGGTATTGCTGTGGGTGTCAGCTAA